One genomic region from Pogoniulus pusillus isolate bPogPus1 chromosome 40, bPogPus1.pri, whole genome shotgun sequence encodes:
- the GRB7 gene encoding growth factor receptor-bound protein 7 isoform X1, giving the protein MDGGAQPSSPREPPGPGGVEQEGVPNEWDGGEGPPEVKRSQPLFIHGCSRQLAEEEPRASSLPSIPNPFPELCSPSNSPILSSTALGQGPPREGVSHVVKVFGEDGACRSLEVSAGTTARQLCETLVRRTRALQDHSWALVELHQHLALERCLEDHESVVEVQSSWPPGADSRLVFRKNFAKYELFKSNAQSLFPEVMVSSCLEANKSMAHSELIQNFLNSGSCPEVQGFLQLREAGRKVWKRFHFSLRRSGLYYSTKGTSKDPRHLQYLADLTESNIYYVTQGKKLYGTPTEFGFCIKPYKVRSGVKGLKLLCSEDEQSRSCWMAAFRLFKYGMQLYRNYQQAQARLSQPPWIGPTPLCLGQCSGGHGLLGVHRQGDREPQRGADSGLGGGSGLEEEDNSPLQPARRLPQLPAQRRHPPHPALVPWPPLPGGHPAADRPPGLGGWGLPGAGEPTEPQGLRPVPVPPAANQALPDPAERGGGAALLHHGRRADALRRPDPAGGVPPDQPRHPALQAAPLLHLRGPLSLAPPGTADVAQLGPVPAPLAWFGTQPGLARQDRGQLGSAHPETRTAPPAAREVPALPAGSCGASAARNPPTQALSPPSCSVSPEYP; this is encoded by the exons ATGGACGGGGGGGCTCAGCCGAGCAGCCCCCGGGAGCCCCCCGGGCCGGGCGGTGTGGAGCAGGAGGGGGTCCCCAACGAGTGGGATGGGGGCGAGGGACCCCCCGAGGTCAAGCGCTCCCAGCCCCTCTTCATCCACGGCTGCAG ccgGCAGCTGGCAGAAGAGGAGCCCCGAGCCTCGTCGCTGCCCAGCATCCCCAACCCCTTCCCcgagctctgcagcccctccaaCTCACCCATCCTCAGCAGCACGGCCCTGGGGCAGGGACCCCCCCGGGAAGGGGTCTCCCAC GTGGTGAAGGTGTTCGGTGAGGACGGCGCCTGCCGCTCGCTGGAGGTGTCGGCGGGCACCACGGCTCGGCAGCTCTGCGAGACCCTGGTGCGCAGGACGCGGGCACTGCAGGACCACAGCTGGGCACTGGTGGAGCTGCACCAACATCTGGCTCTGG AGCGGTGCCTGGAGGACCACGAGTCGGTGGTGGAGGTGCAGAGCTCCTGGCCCCCGGGCGCCGACAGCCGCTTGGTGTTCCGCAAGAACTTCGCCAAGTATGAGCTCTTCAAGAGCAATGCG CAGTCGCTCTTCCCTGAGGTGATGGTGTCCAGCTGCCTGGAGGCGAATAAGAGCATGGCACACTCCGAGCTCATCCAG AACTTCCTCAACTCGGGAAGCTGCCCTGAGGTCCAGGGCTTCCTGCAGCTGCGGGAGGCAGGGCGCAAGGTCTGGAAGCGTTTCCACTTCTCCCTGCGCCGCTCGGGGCTCTACTACTCCACTAAGGGCACCTCCAAG gACCCCAGGCACCTCCAGTACTTGGCTGACCTCACCGAGTCCAACATCTACTACGTGACGCAGGGCAAGAAGCTCTATGGGACACCCACGGAGTTTGGTTTCTGCATCAAG CCCTACAAGGTGAGGAGTGGAGTGAAggggctgaagctgctctgcagtgaggatgagcagagcaggagctgctggatggCTGCGTTCCGCCTCTTCAAG TATGGGATGCAGCTCTACCGCAACTACCAGCAAGCACAGGCACGGCTGAGCCAGCCCCCCTGGATCGGGCCCACACCCCTG TGTCTCGGACAATGCTCTGGTGGCCATGGACTTCTCGGGGTGCACAGGCAGGGTGATCGAGAACCCCAACGAGGTGCTGACAGTGGccttggaggaggctcaggcctgGAGG AAGAAGACAACTCACCGCTACAGCCTGCCCGCCGCCTGCCACAGCTCCCCGCTCAGCGCCG CCATCCACCGCACCCAGCCCTGGTTCCATGGCCGCCTCTCCCGGGAGGACACCCAGCAGCTGATCGGCCGCCAGGGCTTGGTGGATGG GGTCTTCCTGGTGCGGGAGAGCCAACGGAACCCCAAGGGCTTCGTCCtgtccctgtgccacctgcagcGAATCAAGCACTACCTGATCCTGCCG AGCGAGGAGGAGGGGCGGCTCTACTTCACCATGGACGACGGGCAGACGCGCTTCGCCGACCTGATCCAGCTGGTGGAGTTCCACCAGATCAACCGCGGCATCCTGCCCTGCAAGCTGCGCCACTACTGCACCTGCGTGGCCCTCTGAGCCTGGCACCGCCTGGCACCGCCGATGTGGCACAGCTCGGCCCAGTCCCGGCACCGCTGGCATGGTTTGGTACCCAGCCCGGCTTGGCACGGCAGGATCGGGGCCAGCTGGGCTCAGCGCACCCAGAGACGAggacagctcctccagcagcccgggaggtgccagctctgcccgcGGGGTCCTGCGGTGCCAGCGCTGCCAGGAACCCTCCCACTCAAGCACTTTCTCCCCCCTCCTGCAGTGTCAGCCCTGAATATCCCTAA
- the GRB7 gene encoding growth factor receptor-bound protein 7 isoform X3, translated as MDGGAQPSSPREPPGPGGVEQEGVPNEWDGGEGPPEVKRSQPLFIHGCSRQLAEEEPRASSLPSIPNPFPELCSPSNSPILSSTALGQGPPREGVSHVVKVFGEDGACRSLEVSAGTTARQLCETLVRRTRALQDHSWALVELHQHLALERCLEDHESVVEVQSSWPPGADSRLVFRKNFAKYELFKSNAQSLFPEVMVSSCLEANKSMAHSELIQDPRHLQYLADLTESNIYYVTQGKKLYGTPTEFGFCIKPYKVRSGVKGLKLLCSEDEQSRSCWMAAFRLFKYGMQLYRNYQQAQARLSQPPWIGPTPLCLGQCSGGHGLLGVHRQGDREPQRGADSGLGGGSGLEEEDNSPLQPARRLPQLPAQRRHPPHPALVPWPPLPGGHPAADRPPGLGGWGLPGAGEPTEPQGLRPVPVPPAANQALPDPAERGGGAALLHHGRRADALRRPDPAGGVPPDQPRHPALQAAPLLHLRGPLSLAPPGTADVAQLGPVPAPLAWFGTQPGLARQDRGQLGSAHPETRTAPPAAREVPALPAGSCGASAARNPPTQALSPPSCSVSPEYP; from the exons ATGGACGGGGGGGCTCAGCCGAGCAGCCCCCGGGAGCCCCCCGGGCCGGGCGGTGTGGAGCAGGAGGGGGTCCCCAACGAGTGGGATGGGGGCGAGGGACCCCCCGAGGTCAAGCGCTCCCAGCCCCTCTTCATCCACGGCTGCAG ccgGCAGCTGGCAGAAGAGGAGCCCCGAGCCTCGTCGCTGCCCAGCATCCCCAACCCCTTCCCcgagctctgcagcccctccaaCTCACCCATCCTCAGCAGCACGGCCCTGGGGCAGGGACCCCCCCGGGAAGGGGTCTCCCAC GTGGTGAAGGTGTTCGGTGAGGACGGCGCCTGCCGCTCGCTGGAGGTGTCGGCGGGCACCACGGCTCGGCAGCTCTGCGAGACCCTGGTGCGCAGGACGCGGGCACTGCAGGACCACAGCTGGGCACTGGTGGAGCTGCACCAACATCTGGCTCTGG AGCGGTGCCTGGAGGACCACGAGTCGGTGGTGGAGGTGCAGAGCTCCTGGCCCCCGGGCGCCGACAGCCGCTTGGTGTTCCGCAAGAACTTCGCCAAGTATGAGCTCTTCAAGAGCAATGCG CAGTCGCTCTTCCCTGAGGTGATGGTGTCCAGCTGCCTGGAGGCGAATAAGAGCATGGCACACTCCGAGCTCATCCAG gACCCCAGGCACCTCCAGTACTTGGCTGACCTCACCGAGTCCAACATCTACTACGTGACGCAGGGCAAGAAGCTCTATGGGACACCCACGGAGTTTGGTTTCTGCATCAAG CCCTACAAGGTGAGGAGTGGAGTGAAggggctgaagctgctctgcagtgaggatgagcagagcaggagctgctggatggCTGCGTTCCGCCTCTTCAAG TATGGGATGCAGCTCTACCGCAACTACCAGCAAGCACAGGCACGGCTGAGCCAGCCCCCCTGGATCGGGCCCACACCCCTG TGTCTCGGACAATGCTCTGGTGGCCATGGACTTCTCGGGGTGCACAGGCAGGGTGATCGAGAACCCCAACGAGGTGCTGACAGTGGccttggaggaggctcaggcctgGAGG AAGAAGACAACTCACCGCTACAGCCTGCCCGCCGCCTGCCACAGCTCCCCGCTCAGCGCCG CCATCCACCGCACCCAGCCCTGGTTCCATGGCCGCCTCTCCCGGGAGGACACCCAGCAGCTGATCGGCCGCCAGGGCTTGGTGGATGG GGTCTTCCTGGTGCGGGAGAGCCAACGGAACCCCAAGGGCTTCGTCCtgtccctgtgccacctgcagcGAATCAAGCACTACCTGATCCTGCCG AGCGAGGAGGAGGGGCGGCTCTACTTCACCATGGACGACGGGCAGACGCGCTTCGCCGACCTGATCCAGCTGGTGGAGTTCCACCAGATCAACCGCGGCATCCTGCCCTGCAAGCTGCGCCACTACTGCACCTGCGTGGCCCTCTGAGCCTGGCACCGCCTGGCACCGCCGATGTGGCACAGCTCGGCCCAGTCCCGGCACCGCTGGCATGGTTTGGTACCCAGCCCGGCTTGGCACGGCAGGATCGGGGCCAGCTGGGCTCAGCGCACCCAGAGACGAggacagctcctccagcagcccgggaggtgccagctctgcccgcGGGGTCCTGCGGTGCCAGCGCTGCCAGGAACCCTCCCACTCAAGCACTTTCTCCCCCCTCCTGCAGTGTCAGCCCTGAATATCCCTAA